In a single window of the Gossypium hirsutum isolate 1008001.06 chromosome A13, Gossypium_hirsutum_v2.1, whole genome shotgun sequence genome:
- the LOC107895277 gene encoding plant intracellular Ras-group-related LRR protein 6, producing MDRLLKAARASGSLNLSNRSLRDVPEEIYRSLDAVGEGEKWWEAVELQKLILAHNNIESLKEEVRNLPLLTVLNVSHNKLTDLPAGIGQLSMLKLLDVSFNSIVTIPEEIGSATSLVKFDCSSNHIKELPSSLGKCSDLSDLKVSNNLITSLPEDLTNCLKLTKLDVEGNKLTALSENLFASCTMLTELNASKNLLSGIPENIGCLTRLIRLDLHQNRISSIPPSISGCSSLAEFYMGNNALSILTEELGALSRLGTLDLHSNQLKEYPVGTCKLSLSVLDLSNNSLTGLPAELGKMTTLRKILLSGNPLRTLRSSLVSGPTSALLRYLRSQLSEAEDSGAQTPAKEEVVTMAARLSLTSKELSLEGMGLSVVPSEAWESGEIIKLNLSKNSIQELPVELSSCSSLQTLVLSSNNIKDWPVAILKSLPNLSCLKLDSNPLRQIPSDGFQAISMIQILDISGNATSLPENPAFSNLPHLKELYLRRMQLREVPSEIMSLCQLQILGLSQNSLQSIPEGFKNLTSLTELDLSDNNISTLPPELGLLEPSLQVLRLDGNPLRSIRRPILDRGTKAVLKYLKDKLPEQ from the exons ATGGATCGATTACTTAAAGCTGCAAGAGCTTCCGGTTCTCTCAACTTATCCAATCGATCTCTCAG AGATGTTCCAGAAGAGATCTACAGAAGCTTGGATGCTGTTGGGGAGGGTGAAAAATGGTGGGag gCTGTGGAGCTACAAAAGCTAATTTTGGCTCATAACAATATCGAGTCATTGAAGGAAGAAGTGAGGAATTTACCTTTATTGACTGTGTTGAATGTTAGTCACAATAAGCTTACAGATCTTCCGGCTGGAATCGGACA GCTTTCTATGCTGAAGTTGTTGGATGTGTCTTTTAACTCTATAGTGACCATACCAGAGGAGATTGGCTCGGCAACTTCTTTGGTCAA GTTTGATTGTTCAAGCAATCATATTAAGGAACTTCCATCCTCACTTGGAAAATGCTCAGATTTATCAGAtctaaag GTATCGAATAATTTGATAACAAGCTTGCCTGAAGATCTTACAAACTGTTTGAAATTGACAAAACTAGATGTGGAG GGGAACAAGTTGACAGCTTTATCTGAGAATTTGTTTGCGTCATGTACAATGCTTACAGAACTCAATGCAT CAAAGAACTTGCTAAGTGGTATACCAGAGAACATTGGATGCCTTACGCGTCTCATCCGTCTTGATCTTCACCAGAACA GAATTTCATCAATCCCACCATCAATATCGGGTTGCTCTTCTCTAGCAGAATTCTATATGGG GAATAATGCACTGTCAATTTTAACCGAGGAATTAGGTGCCCTTTCTCGTTTAGGGACATTGGATCTTCACTCAAACCAG TTGAAGGAATATCCGGTTGGAACATGCAAGTTATCTCTATCAGTTCTGGATCTTTCTAATAATTCGTTGACTGGATTGCCCGCTGAGCTTG GCAAGATGACTACATTACGAAAAATTTTGCTCAGTGGCAACCCTTTGCGAACTCTAAGAAG TTCACTGGTTTCAGGACCTACATCAGCTTTATTGAGATATCTTAGAAGCCAACTTTCCGAGGCTGAAG ATTCAGGAGCTCAAACCCCTGCCAAAGAGGAAGTAGTCACCATGGCAGCTCGATTGTCCCTCACTTCAAAG GAACTTTCGCTGGAAGGCATGGGCTTAAGCGTTGTCCCATCTGAGGCATGGGAATCAGGTGAAATCATAAAACTCAATCTTTCCAAAAATTCTATCCAAGAACTGCCAGTTGAACTCTCCTCATGTTCATCCCTTCAG ACTTTGGTTTTATCTAGTAACAATATTAAGGACTGGCCGGTTGCAATTTTGAAGTCACTTCCCAATCTTTCTTGTTTGAAGTTGGATAGTAATCCACTAAGACAG ATTCCATCTGATGGATTCCAAGCAATCTCTATGATCCAAATACTAGATATAAGTGGTAATGCCACTTCATTACCTGAGAATCCAGCATTTTCCAACTTACCACACTTGAAGGAGCTTTATTTGAG ACGAATGCAGCTACGAGAAGTCCCATCAGAAATAATGAGCTTATGCCAGCTGCAAATCCTAGGCTTGAGTCAAAATTCCCTTCAATCAATCCCGGAG GGATTTAAGAACCTTACTTCTCTCACTGAGCTAGACTTGTCTGACAATAACATTTCCACACTTCCTCCAGAACTG GGTCTGCTTGAACCAAGTCTCCAGGTTTTGAGACTTGATGGTAATCCATTGAGAAG CATAAGGAGGCCAATTTTAGACAGGGGAACCAAAGCTGTTCTGAAATATTTGAAAGACAAACTTCCGGAGCAATAA